CTGTCCGAACGCAAGCTATCGACTGCCACAAATTACAATATAGGATCTACCCGCCGCTTGAGCCGATCTTAGGTGGACACCCCACTATAGTGCAATGAAGGTCACCACCAATTTAGGCGATAGACCTTGTGAATTTACTTTTTGGATGGTATTATAATAATGTGCTTGAAATTCTCAAATAACATAGATTAagagtttaaatattttttcttcattgtaaaAAAATATAGAGGTTGAAATTAAATCATCCAATGTGTAATCACACGGGCTTCTTTCAGAGTGGGCTTCCTCACGTTGGGTAATTTGGACCAGATTGAAAATCCTCTGCATTATATTGGTGAAATTCACAACTAGTCAGTTTTTAGtctttttaattgaaaaataattattgctCTGAGTTTCAATTACGTTTtgaaataaagaataagtaaTTCTACCTAACAATAGGATAAACCTTATATCATACATCTAATCTAATTCTATCCTGTTATGTTATTACCATCAAAAGGAATTGGTAACATATCAATCTGCTACTTCTCTATTCATCAATGTTCAGTCAATCATCAAACACCTCTacccctccccctccccccacccacaacaacaaaatactttttttataaCTTGAGCATAAAATCAACGGTGGGACGCAAGAACTTGAACAAATTATTATATGTTGCTTGAGTTGGATGGACTGCGTCCCAGAAAACAAATTCCGAAGCATTACTGCAAACAATTGAATTTGGATTGCACAAAATTGCAAGCTCGAAAAGCCCACTTCCACAACAACCATAGTAGACGTTATTAAAACCTATAAAAAAGGTAAGGTACACTTTTTTAATTaatcataagaaaaataaaaaattgacccaaaaaaaaaaagtagttttgaTCACTTACCATGCTTGTTGGGATTTTGTACCATGTCATATAAAGGATTGTATATATCAGCATAGACTAATTGTGTGCcataaatattcatattatttaacATATTTTGGAGAAGCCGATTATACTCTTTTCCTACGTCTGAGTATGAATCAATACATTGACGGGGTTGCAATGGGCTGCTGGCAAGGTTCAGGGTGATCACCACCGGTAAGCACCCGAGAGGCGGTAACCCTACTATTCCGATGAGCTGAGCTCCCTCGGCCATTAAATCCTAAGCCAATTTAACATTCAAAATGTGTATCATCGAATGAgaattagtatatatattaaaCACTTCGTAAACTCATGCTTTTCGCTTTTTTATATCTTGAGCatacaatatataacataatttattttattaaatttagttgaaagagatCGACATTACCTGGAGAAACTGTTGTGCTTGTTGCAGCAAGAACTGCTGGTAGGCAAGGACAGTGTATGAGTTTCTTCTCAATTGGGTGCTAAAATAATTGACAACAAAATCATTTGTGCCAGCACTTATAAGGAACATTGCTTTACTTATTAACAATTTTGTTCTTTCCTCCCCAATTTCATATTCAATTCTTATTTTGTACTCTTTAAAATATTCTAGCTGCTGTTCCAATGGAATTACGTCCTgccacacacatatatatatatatttgtcaaTAAATTTCTGTACAAATAAAAGGCTTAAAGCCCGTTTGAATTGATCGAAAAAAgtagcttttaagtcaaaaaataaaaagtcaaactcaaatgacttataagttaaaaaataaaaagtagggAAAgtcctattttttattttaaacttattttatgtcatttttaaaTTTGGCAAACACTCACAtaagctaaaaatgacttaaaaattggtttgaccaacttttaAGCTAATCCAAACGAGCTCTTAATTTGTACACcggtaaaaagaaaaaattcgaGAACCATTTTTCTAATTGATGGAAATTAATGTTATTACTTATTATGTAggtaattaaaaaaatctccaaaaatCACACAATATCAGGGACATCAGAGCCTCGGaggcatatatataaattgttgatttattttttttggcataATATAAATATACCATTTAATTTGgtcttatttcatatttatatccttcaatttttggtgtgcacaagtaggcacttaAACTTGTTAAAATTAAACAACTAGACACACATGTCTTACGTGACACAATACACGTAGAATGCCACGTAGGacacaaaattgtcatgtagAATGCTTGTAGGACGAATGTGCACTAGTTAAGTTAGAGGTCATAGTTGTCATCTGAAGTAATCCTCCACGAAAAGTCAGAAATTCCGCATATTTTGACCAATTCAAAGTGAAAAATGGGGTTGCTCCCTCGGTGGGATAAAGTTGAGTCTCAAGTTAAgggtcatatttatgtattatgccttttttttaatcttattatttaaaTTCCTAGCTCTTCACTGTGCGACATAACTCCTACTATGTAATATATAATCTTTCCAATGTCACAATAGTGGTGAAGTCAGAAATTTTGTTATGTTTaagatttaatatatatgtatgaaaagTAAATTTTGACCTatatattttatacaaatttctatatacataatataatttttcgacgAATAGTGTTCGACTGACCAACCAGCTATATGTGGCCACGCCACTGTGTGTCACAACACTTCTAGGAAAAAAAGCAGGTTAACTGCTTAAGTTCACATTAAAAATTGTAACGCCTGAAAAACATGTAGTAAAACCATATTACTGTTGTATAATTGCCTCATTAATGTTAAAAGCAAGAAATTATATAGACCTGATCTTTTACATTTATATTTGTTGATGCATTTAATAGACCTTTACGCTAAGCTACTTCAAAATTTACTTTTTCTGTTTCATTTTTCTTGGTTCTTTATAACTAAAAATAGATGTCTCACTTTATTTGTCCATTTTAGTAAAtcaagagaattttttttttttttactatttttaatattaaataactaCATAAAGTAGTAATAATCAACTTTATGTTGTTGTTATGCACAATGTTGATTACGTGAAGATTACACCCTGTTATAAATTTAAAGctgatcataatttttttcttgaataaGTTTAATTTTTATAGATCAATTGTGTAACTATCAGTTGGTCATCTAAACTAGTGcaataaattgaaatagattGATCGTGTAGAATTCTCGATGATCAGCATATGTAAGTTAAATAGATCGCGATAGTATAGAATTcattgagagagagagagagacgcTTATTTGAGCGGTAACAGGGTCGAAGCCGGAGCCACCGGAGGCGAAACTAACGCCAGTCATCAGCTCCTCCAAGCTAAGTATTGGGTCCAAATATGGTGGCACGAATTCTTTGAGTCCTATATATGAAGCTGTTccaaacaaaacaaataagtgatttaataaagtaaaaatgTATGTAACTTTAAACTTCTCATTTTACTCTTTTTAGTCAAATGATTTACTATGTATGTATAACTTGTTTTAAATTTGGTGTCTAATCAAATacgtcacataaattgggacagaaaGATAACAATTAGAACATTATGTACCCGTCATATCAGTGATGAGGCGGCCATTGGAGAACCTTCCGGTGGGAATGTGGCTGACAAAGTCCCTTCCATAGGGAGGAAAATTGCACTTTGTCACAGTGGTTTTGCAGTTGTTGTTACCAGAGTCAACTGTGGAGTCTCCAAAGACAAAGATAGCTGAAATGGTATTATCAAAGGGCCTAATTAGCACATTCTTTTTTGCTAATGGTCTAGTTTCACCTTTAATGTTACCAGTACTGATGATGATGGTGATGAAAAGAATAAGGAATAACATTGGAGAATATCGAAGAAACATGACACAACATCTCATTTTTGGTCCAATCTTTGGAAGACTGTTACGACAAATTAAAGAGTTGACACGAATTCATGAACTTTGAGTGGAATTTCctatataatatatgtgataaaaaaataagttgttttGTGTAGGTGCAGTAATTGCATTGgaccttttttttttagttttttttttaaccaTTGATGTCCAATTCACTTGATGTTAAAAAAGTCCAAACTCGCGTTAAAGTATTGAATATACAATTGGTTATAGTGAAGTCCAGGATTGGTTATTTCGAGAAAAACTTAGCTAGTAGACGTATTACAATTAAAGAGatttgaaatataataaaactgaTGTTTGTGAACTAAGTTTTTTAGATTCGTATTTAGGAAAGGTGATtagatatgacatgtatgacataattataatttactATGGATATGTTTCTAGATAGAAAGAATATGAAGATTGAAAATTAAGGTAGAATACTGGTAGGTAGTCAAACTGCAAAAAGGCTTTATCTGCTATCACCAATGCAATCCGGTAAACTCCAGCACCACAACTTTTATCTTTAAAATTCCTGAAAGTCCATTGTAACTCCTCTTGCCAGTTGCCACTACATTAGTCTCCTCTTTATGCCTTTACAGGATAAAATCTTACCCCAGACATGTTTAGATGTTTGCAAGGGTGGCAAAATCAAATCCAATTCACTTAATTTGTTAAGTTTGAGGAGgttattgatttttctatttattagtTCAATTTATTTCAATTCATTAAAAATTGGGCTAATATGTAACCTAAATTGATTCGagagaaattttatcaaaatatttttagagaactttatttaaaatttgatatgttatatatagccgtaataatgaaaaataataattttattaggtactaaaatgttataaaagaacaaaaaaaaattaaaactggTAAAAACTTAATCAAAGATTAAGTAAAATAAACTCTAAATTCAAACACATGGCATGCATGTATTGGATTGGTGTATACACCAGGTGTGATAAGTTTTATTCATTAAAACTTAGTAAAAATTGTGTTGGATTGAGTGTTGACCCGTTCTATAATTCATTACCAAACTCATTTTGATCCAAGCAAATTTGGATTGAATTTGATCTTGATTCATTTATTGTCTTGACCCATTATAACCCACCTAAATTTGACTCAACCCGCCCAATTGTTACTTTATAACCCGTCTAAATTTACATCAACCCGTCCAATTGTCACCCTAGATGTTtggtatttaaaaaataaatgattgatAGAATCATCAGACATCCTGCAAAGTGAGCATTGTAACTTACTATTAGCAT
The sequence above is a segment of the Solanum dulcamara chromosome 11, daSolDulc1.2, whole genome shotgun sequence genome. Coding sequences within it:
- the LOC129872651 gene encoding GDSL esterase/lipase At5g45960-like → MRCCVMFLRYSPMLFLILFITIIISTGNIKGETRPLAKKNVLIRPFDNTISAIFVFGDSTVDSGNNNCKTTVTKCNFPPYGRDFVSHIPTGRFSNGRLITDMTASYIGLKEFVPPYLDPILSLEELMTGVSFASGGSGFDPVTAQISDVIPLEQQLEYFKEYKIRIEYEIGEERTKLLISKAMFLISAGTNDFVVNYFSTQLRRNSYTVLAYQQFLLQQAQQFLQDLMAEGAQLIGIVGLPPLGCLPVVITLNLASSPLQPRQCIDSYSDVGKEYNRLLQNMLNNMNIYGTQLVYADIYNPLYDMVQNPNKHGFNNVYYGCCGSGLFELAILCNPNSIVCSNASEFVFWDAVHPTQATYNNLFKFLRPTVDFMLKL